A window of the Alnus glutinosa chromosome 4, dhAlnGlut1.1, whole genome shotgun sequence genome harbors these coding sequences:
- the LOC133866459 gene encoding 3-oxo-Delta(4,5)-steroid 5-beta-reductase-like, producing the protein MSWWWARATGAAKSKYEDQEAPPRSYKNVGLVIGVTGIVGNSLAEILPLHDTPGGPWKVYGVARRPRPAWNANHPVEYIQCDVSDSEDTQNKLSQLVDVTHIFYVTWASRPTEAENCEANGAMFRNVLRAVIPNAPNLHHICLQTGTKHYVGPFESIGKIKIRSPPFTEDLPRLNVPNFYYTQEDILFEEAKNKEGLTWSIHRPNTIFGFSPHSLMNIVGTLCVYAAICKHEGLPLKFPGSKAFWEDYYVASDADLIAEQQIWAVVDPNGWNEAFNCNNGDVFKWKHLWKALAERFGIEKYGFEGGEKVSLVEMMKDKGPVWEEIVRENQLQPTKLEDVGVWWFADFILAGGDFVDSVNKSKEHGFTGFRNSTNSFTTWIDKMKVYKIVP; encoded by the exons ATGAGCTGGTGGTGGGCAAGAGCTACAGGCGCTGCAAAG AGCAAATATGAAGACCAAGAAGCACCACCTCGAAGCTACAAAAACGTGGGCCTGGTGATCGGCGTGACTGGCATTGTCGGCAACAGCCTAGCCGAAATCCTCCCACTCCATGACACCCCCGGAGGCCCCTGGAAGGTTTATGGCGTGGCTCGTCGCCCGCGCCCCGCATGGAACGCCAACCATCCAGTCGAATACATCCAGTGCGACGTCTCTGACTCCGAGGACACCCAGAACAAGCTTTCCCAATTAGTGGATGTCACCCACATCTTTTACGTCACGTGGGCCAGCCGACCAACTGAGGCCGAGAACTGCGAGGCCAACGGCGCCATGTTCCGCAACGTGCTCCGCGCTGTAATCCCAAACGCTCCGAATCTCCACCACATCTGCCTCCAAACCGGCACCAAACACTACGTCGGACCCTTCGAGAGCATCGGCAAGATCAAAATCCGTAGTCCACCATTTACGGAAGATTTGCCACGTTTGAACGTGCCGAATTTCTACTACACTCAGGAAGACATTTTATTTGAAGAAGCTAAGAATAAAGAGGGATTGACTTGGTCCATCCACCGACCCAACACGATATTCGGATTCTCCCCTCATAGCTTGATGAACATAGTAGGCACGCTTTGCGTATACGCTGCTATATGCAAGCACGAGGGGCTTCCCTTGAAATTTCCTGGAAGCAAAGCGTTCTGGGAGGACTACTACGTGGCTTCGGATGCTGATCTTATTGCGGAGCAGCAAATATGGGCGGTGGTGGACCCTAATGGTTGGAACGAAGCGTTTAATTGCAACAACGGAGACGTGTTCAAGTGGAAGCATCTTTGGAAGGCGTTGGCAGAGAGATTTGGGATTGAGAAGTACGGATTCGAGGGGGGTGAGAAAGTTAGCTTGGTGGAGATGATGAAGGACAAGGGTCCTGTGTGGGAAGAGATTGTGAGGGAGAATCAACTGCAACCCACAAAGTTGGAGGATGTTGGGGTGTGGTGGTTTGCGGACTTTATCCTGGCTGGGGGTGATTTCGTGGACAGTGTGAATAAGAGCAAGGAACATGGCTTCACAGGGTTCAGGAACTCCACAAATTCGTTCACTACGTGGATAGATAAGATGAAAGTTTACAAGATCGTGCCTTGA